The following are from one region of the Halodesulfurarchaeum sp. HSR-GB genome:
- a CDS encoding inorganic phosphate transporter, with protein MTAWGLVVLATAIAIFTAWTLGANSNSPPFAPAIGARAISTMQAAFLIGLLAGAGALLQGGSISETIGTGLFQGVAFTPLAATAGLLTAGGFMAVGIFAGYPVPAAFATTGAMVGVGLSLGGTPNMETLRGIGLFWVLVPPVSGGLAFGTASLLRRDDISDTLSIPLLAAIVAGVLANIELGVIPGPPRVAQNSLARFVAGTITTPVVGGLDTGIVLVTLLFAIGGFVFIRRRTQQSVDRGVKTFLVGLGSVVAFSSGGSQVGLATGPLEYLYGVELGLPGIVLLAIGGAGILAGAWMGAPRLLQATSREYAQLGARRSIAALVPGFLIAQAAIALGIPISFNNIIISGVIGGGLAAGSAGVSRRKILVTLGFWVITLVTSVAVGYGVNTGLELVF; from the coding sequence GTGACGGCCTGGGGGCTCGTCGTTCTCGCGACCGCCATCGCCATCTTCACTGCCTGGACCCTCGGCGCGAACAGCAACTCCCCGCCCTTCGCGCCGGCGATCGGGGCCCGGGCCATCTCGACGATGCAGGCGGCGTTTCTCATCGGCCTGCTGGCAGGCGCGGGGGCGCTCCTCCAGGGCGGGAGCATCTCGGAAACCATCGGGACCGGGCTGTTCCAGGGGGTAGCCTTCACGCCGCTTGCGGCGACCGCCGGGTTGCTCACCGCCGGGGGGTTCATGGCCGTGGGGATCTTCGCCGGCTACCCAGTGCCGGCGGCCTTTGCCACGACGGGCGCGATGGTCGGCGTGGGCCTCTCGCTTGGCGGGACCCCGAACATGGAGACGCTTCGCGGAATCGGGCTGTTCTGGGTACTCGTCCCGCCGGTCTCCGGTGGGCTGGCCTTCGGGACGGCGTCGCTACTTCGGCGTGATGACATCTCGGATACGCTCAGCATTCCGTTGCTCGCCGCGATCGTCGCAGGCGTGCTCGCGAACATCGAACTCGGCGTCATCCCGGGGCCGCCAAGGGTCGCCCAGAACTCACTCGCCCGGTTCGTCGCCGGAACCATCACTACCCCAGTCGTGGGCGGCCTCGACACGGGAATCGTCCTGGTGACGCTGCTGTTCGCGATCGGCGGCTTCGTCTTTATCAGACGGCGCACCCAGCAGTCAGTCGATCGCGGCGTCAAGACCTTCCTGGTGGGACTCGGGAGCGTCGTCGCCTTCTCCAGTGGCGGGAGCCAGGTCGGACTCGCCACGGGGCCCCTGGAATACCTCTACGGCGTCGAGTTGGGCCTGCCCGGGATCGTCCTGCTGGCGATCGGCGGAGCCGGCATTCTGGCGGGAGCCTGGATGGGGGCCCCGCGGCTCCTCCAGGCGACCTCGCGGGAGTACGCCCAGCTCGGAGCGCGGCGGTCGATCGCGGCCCTCGTGCCCGGGTTTCTGATCGCTCAGGCGGCGATCGCGCTGGGCATCCCGATCTCCTTCAACAACATCATCATTTCCGGCGTGATCGGTGGTGGTCTGGCCGCCGGGTCGGCCGGGGTCTCCCGACGGAAAATCCTCGTCACCCTCGGCTTCTGGGTGATTACGCTCGTCACCTCCGTCGCGGTCGGGTACGGCGTCAACACCGGGCTCGAGCTGGTGTTCTGA
- a CDS encoding DsrE/DsrF/DrsH-like family protein — protein MDDDTTIEELREQITSLETQVEELQAAEDGPTEMVIIATKGTLDMAYPVLILGPMAAAFGWNVTVFATFWGLDMLHEENYRDLKLSSAGNPNMPLPNLLAVMPGMDRLTTKMMRDKIDEVGTDSVPELVERGLENGVNFQACQMTMDLMDYDDEEFIDGVETGVGAAHALRQMADSDVQLLV, from the coding sequence ATGGACGACGACACCACTATCGAGGAACTCCGCGAACAGATCACGTCGCTCGAAACACAGGTCGAAGAACTCCAGGCTGCGGAGGACGGCCCGACCGAGATGGTCATCATCGCGACCAAGGGGACCCTGGACATGGCCTACCCCGTCCTCATTCTCGGGCCGATGGCCGCCGCCTTCGGCTGGAACGTGACCGTCTTCGCCACGTTCTGGGGCCTGGACATGCTCCACGAGGAGAACTACCGGGACCTCAAGCTGTCTTCGGCCGGGAACCCGAACATGCCCCTGCCCAACCTCCTCGCCGTCATGCCCGGAATGGATCGGCTGACCACCAAGATGATGCGGGACAAGATCGACGAGGTCGGCACCGACTCGGTTCCGGAACTGGTCGAGCGGGGTCTGGAGAACGGCGTGAACTTCCAGGCCTGCCAGATGACCATGGACCTGATGGACTACGACGACGAGGAATTCATCGACGGCGTCGAGACCGGCGTGGGCGCGGCCCACGCACTTCGCCAGATGGCCGATTCGGACGTGCAGCTTCTGGTCTAG
- a CDS encoding amino acid permease, which yields MKELERDLGLPAVLAISIGAMVGSGIFILPGLALKMAGPAVILAYLLAGLLVLPAALSKSEMATAMPESGGTYLYIERGMGPLLGTIAGVGTWFSLTFKGALALIGGAPYLVLLFDLPVKPVALVAGFVLIVINIVGVKQTGRLQVAIVVVMLAALTWFVAGSATAIDPVSYGGFFDSGLNGLLAATGFVFVSYAGVTKVASVAEEIENPDRNIPLGILGSLAFTTALYVALVVVMVGVVPAADLMGSNIPMALAAEATLPGIGIFAVILAAVIALISTANAGILSSSRYPLAMSRDALAPPAFTKVSDRFGTPLNAITLTGAMLLFMVAFVPIQEIAKLASAFQILVFVLVNIALIAFREAEPDGYEPSFRTPLYPVPQLFGIAGGIVLIPFMGLIPLVGAVLIVLGSMAWYYTYVRTQSDIEREGAVTDAVRQQLGKQTLEHTEAMMTSPGSYDVLVAVTESTPVERETTLLAIAEAIASAQDSSIRATRFDEVPDQLPLGTASDRPISGDKSFEERMAEFASQTAVPMEYGTAASHDTKHAIVNHADHHDLDAILMERRGEQHHTSVFGSEVGWIKRHTERDVIEVEDRGLADIDRISLVTDCGHGDATKLLIAEALAATYGADLELLAAVEPTATEPKRATTGEHLEEMASHVSVPVQTRLIEAEDRPAGLIEATRGTGLLVTCAGPTGLRGALLGRPEDRLIVGSDATAVAITTGGERPNLVRRFLGNRVF from the coding sequence ATGAAGGAGCTCGAACGGGACCTCGGCCTCCCGGCCGTGCTGGCGATCAGCATCGGGGCGATGGTCGGGAGCGGGATCTTCATCCTCCCGGGTCTGGCCCTGAAAATGGCCGGGCCGGCAGTTATATTGGCCTACCTGCTCGCCGGATTGCTCGTCTTGCCCGCCGCGCTCAGCAAGTCCGAGATGGCGACTGCGATGCCCGAATCCGGGGGGACCTACCTGTACATCGAGCGCGGGATGGGGCCGCTGCTGGGGACGATCGCCGGCGTCGGGACCTGGTTCTCGCTCACGTTCAAGGGCGCGCTCGCGCTCATCGGCGGCGCACCGTATCTCGTCTTGCTCTTCGATCTCCCCGTCAAACCCGTCGCGCTGGTGGCCGGGTTCGTCCTGATCGTGATCAACATCGTCGGGGTAAAACAGACCGGCCGGCTCCAGGTCGCGATCGTCGTCGTCATGCTGGCCGCACTCACCTGGTTCGTGGCCGGCAGTGCGACGGCGATCGATCCCGTGAGCTACGGCGGCTTCTTCGACAGCGGTCTGAACGGCTTGCTCGCCGCGACCGGTTTCGTCTTCGTCTCGTATGCCGGGGTGACCAAGGTCGCCAGCGTCGCCGAGGAGATCGAGAACCCGGACCGGAACATCCCGCTCGGGATTCTCGGCTCGCTCGCCTTCACGACCGCGTTGTACGTCGCGCTGGTCGTGGTCATGGTCGGGGTCGTCCCGGCCGCCGACCTGATGGGCTCGAACATCCCGATGGCCCTGGCGGCGGAGGCCACGCTCCCTGGCATCGGGATCTTCGCGGTGATTCTGGCGGCAGTCATCGCTCTAATTAGTACTGCGAACGCCGGGATCCTCTCCTCCTCGCGGTACCCGCTGGCGATGAGCCGGGACGCGTTGGCCCCGCCGGCGTTCACCAAGGTCAGCGACCGGTTTGGCACCCCGCTCAACGCGATCACGCTCACCGGGGCCATGCTGCTTTTCATGGTGGCCTTTGTCCCGATCCAGGAGATCGCGAAGCTGGCCAGTGCCTTTCAGATCCTGGTCTTCGTCCTCGTCAACATCGCGCTGATCGCGTTCCGGGAGGCCGAGCCCGACGGCTACGAACCCAGCTTCCGCACCCCGCTGTATCCGGTGCCCCAGCTGTTCGGGATCGCGGGTGGCATCGTGTTGATCCCGTTCATGGGCCTGATCCCCCTCGTGGGCGCGGTACTGATCGTCCTGGGCTCGATGGCCTGGTACTACACCTACGTGCGCACCCAGAGTGACATCGAACGTGAAGGCGCGGTCACAGACGCCGTCCGCCAGCAACTGGGCAAACAGACCCTCGAACACACAGAAGCCATGATGACGTCGCCGGGCAGTTACGATGTCCTGGTGGCCGTCACGGAGAGCACACCGGTCGAGCGCGAGACGACCCTGTTAGCCATCGCGGAGGCCATCGCGAGCGCACAGGACAGTTCGATCCGGGCGACGCGGTTCGACGAGGTCCCCGACCAGTTGCCGCTGGGCACCGCGAGTGACCGGCCGATATCCGGGGACAAGTCCTTCGAGGAGCGGATGGCCGAGTTCGCCTCTCAGACGGCGGTGCCCATGGAGTATGGCACGGCCGCCTCTCACGACACGAAACACGCGATCGTCAATCACGCCGACCACCACGACCTCGACGCGATACTGATGGAGCGGCGGGGCGAGCAGCACCACACCTCGGTGTTCGGGAGTGAGGTCGGATGGATCAAGCGCCACACCGAGCGGGACGTCATCGAGGTCGAGGATCGGGGCCTGGCTGACATCGACCGGATCTCGCTGGTCACCGACTGTGGGCACGGCGACGCGACGAAACTCCTGATCGCGGAGGCCCTCGCGGCGACCTACGGCGCGGATCTCGAACTGCTGGCCGCAGTCGAGCCAACTGCGACCGAACCGAAACGGGCCACCACCGGCGAACACCTCGAGGAGATGGCCAGTCACGTTTCCGTGCCGGTCCAGACCCGCCTCATCGAGGCCGAAGATCGACCCGCCGGGTTGATCGAGGCCACCCGGGGGACCGGCCTGCTGGTCACCTGTGCAGGCCCGACAGGCCTCCGTGGGGCGTTGCTTGGGCGACCGGAAGACCGGCTGATCGTCGGAAGCGACGCGACGGCCGTCGCGATCACCACCGGCGGAGAGCGCCCCAATCTGGTGCGGCGATTCCTGGGGAACCGGGTCTTCTGA
- a CDS encoding NADH:flavin oxidoreductase/NADH oxidase has translation MSTGLFSELSLRSVRARNRLALSPMCQYSAGTEGVATEWHRVHYGSRAVGGAGIVIQEATAVEPRGRITSHDLGLWNDEQAQALAPIAEFVAEQGAVPAIQLAHAGRKASTTRPWEGSEPLQPEEGGWTVVGPSGQAYPYVGEAPPTERLDPNDIEAIVESFGAAAERAIEAGFQAVEIHAAHGYLIHEFLSPVTNQRTDAYGGDFEGRTRFAREVYDTVREAVGEEVPVFMRVSGTDWLPEPSWTIEDTVELGSILADRGLDFLDVSSGGIHPDQQIDYAGPNYQVALAEQVRAETDLPAVGAVGAITTPEQGEALIRNDRADVAIVGRKFLNDPYFGLRAAESLYEVEPDVPPQYLRGW, from the coding sequence ATGTCAACCGGACTGTTCTCCGAACTCTCGTTGCGATCGGTGCGGGCGCGAAATCGCCTGGCACTCTCGCCGATGTGTCAGTACTCCGCTGGGACAGAGGGGGTCGCGACCGAGTGGCACCGGGTTCACTACGGCTCCCGGGCGGTCGGCGGGGCCGGAATCGTCATCCAGGAAGCCACAGCCGTCGAGCCGCGAGGCCGTATCACGTCCCACGACCTGGGGCTCTGGAACGACGAGCAGGCTCAGGCGCTGGCGCCGATCGCGGAGTTCGTCGCCGAGCAGGGTGCGGTCCCGGCCATCCAACTCGCTCACGCGGGGCGCAAGGCCTCGACGACCAGGCCCTGGGAGGGCTCCGAACCGCTGCAGCCGGAAGAGGGCGGCTGGACCGTCGTCGGGCCGAGCGGCCAGGCCTACCCATACGTGGGCGAGGCCCCACCGACCGAACGGCTCGATCCGAACGACATCGAGGCGATCGTCGAGTCCTTCGGCGCGGCGGCCGAGCGGGCGATCGAGGCCGGGTTCCAGGCCGTCGAGATTCACGCGGCCCACGGCTATCTGATCCACGAGTTCCTCTCGCCGGTCACGAACCAGCGCACCGACGCCTACGGCGGGGACTTCGAGGGCCGGACCCGCTTTGCCCGCGAGGTATACGACACAGTTCGGGAGGCGGTCGGCGAGGAGGTCCCGGTCTTCATGCGGGTCTCGGGGACCGACTGGCTGCCCGAGCCGTCCTGGACGATCGAGGACACGGTCGAACTCGGCTCGATCCTCGCCGATCGGGGGCTGGACTTCCTCGACGTCTCGAGTGGCGGCATCCACCCGGACCAGCAGATCGATTATGCGGGGCCGAACTACCAGGTCGCACTCGCCGAACAGGTCCGCGCGGAGACTGATCTGCCCGCCGTGGGGGCCGTCGGGGCCATCACGACACCCGAACAGGGCGAGGCGCTGATCCGAAACGACCGGGCCGACGTGGCCATCGTCGGGCGCAAGTTCCTCAACGACCCGTACTTCGGGCTTCGGGCCGCAGAGTCGCTGTACGAGGTCGAACCCGACGTGCCGCCCCAGTACCTTCGCGGCTGGTAG
- a CDS encoding anion permease: MIEILLLIGIGVSLFVGFNIGGATTGPAFGPAVGSDAISKTGAAALMSIFFFIGAWTIGRRVVDTLGSELITSTTVFTMESSIVVLFFIGGALFVGNYFGVPASTSMTAVGAIAGLGVATGELDWAVMGEIAVWWIVAPIVGFWVSGMIGRYLYPRINRWVAIDNTPGALWELDRSGAIPRPKTGPNTTRRELTGAIVVIVIGSLMAFSSGTSNIANAIAPLVGAGVDMNMMIILGGVAVAVGAFTIARRTLDTLGNDITDLPLTAAIIVAIVSSAIVIGLSAIGIPASFVIIATMSIVGLGWGRATRPATIPEVVHGEGTEGVSVGALAAEEPGEELPPIGEEDPADIPSAADLFDPSTTGRVIVMQNVVPLLSTVGAYVTFTLLFTLVW; encoded by the coding sequence ATGATCGAAATCCTCCTTCTCATCGGCATCGGCGTCTCGCTATTCGTCGGGTTCAACATCGGCGGGGCCACCACTGGCCCGGCCTTCGGCCCGGCGGTCGGCTCGGACGCCATCTCGAAGACCGGTGCCGCGGCACTCATGTCGATTTTCTTCTTTATCGGCGCGTGGACCATCGGCCGTCGGGTGGTGGACACGCTGGGCTCGGAACTCATCACCAGCACAACCGTGTTCACGATGGAATCGAGTATTGTCGTCCTCTTCTTCATCGGCGGCGCGCTGTTCGTCGGGAACTACTTCGGGGTCCCGGCCTCGACCTCGATGACGGCCGTCGGCGCGATCGCCGGGTTGGGCGTCGCCACGGGTGAACTTGACTGGGCGGTCATGGGCGAGATCGCCGTCTGGTGGATCGTGGCCCCGATCGTCGGCTTCTGGGTCTCCGGGATGATCGGCCGCTATCTCTATCCCCGGATCAATCGCTGGGTGGCGATCGACAACACGCCCGGCGCACTCTGGGAACTGGATCGCTCCGGAGCCATCCCCCGGCCCAAAACCGGCCCGAACACGACCCGCCGGGAGTTGACCGGCGCGATCGTGGTGATCGTAATTGGGAGCCTGATGGCCTTCTCCTCGGGCACCTCGAACATCGCGAACGCCATCGCGCCCCTCGTGGGGGCCGGCGTGGACATGAACATGATGATCATTCTGGGCGGGGTCGCAGTCGCGGTCGGGGCGTTTACGATCGCCCGACGGACCCTCGACACGCTCGGGAACGACATCACCGACCTCCCGCTTACGGCGGCGATCATCGTGGCGATCGTCTCCTCGGCCATCGTGATCGGACTCTCGGCGATCGGCATCCCGGCCTCCTTCGTGATCATCGCGACGATGTCCATCGTCGGCCTGGGCTGGGGGCGGGCGACCCGCCCCGCGACGATCCCGGAGGTGGTTCACGGCGAGGGGACCGAGGGGGTCTCCGTGGGCGCGCTCGCGGCCGAAGAGCCGGGTGAGGAACTCCCGCCGATCGGCGAGGAGGACCCCGCGGACATCCCGTCGGCTGCAGACCTGTTCGATCCCTCCACGACCGGCCGGGTGATCGTCATGCAAAACGTGGTTCCGCTGCTCTCCACCGTGGGCGCGTACGTGACGTTCACGCTTCTGTTCACGCTGGTCTGGTGA
- a CDS encoding universal stress protein encodes MVGRGSDGDVMVAVEDPAQVAQLVRTARDIAQGHGGTVRLVTVVVKPYESPFGMFSDETIVKEFAADSHELLDRAPDPEGVEVVRDLVVARSVEKGLVSAVKRTDPAALVIGWDSDPRRSDALLGTTVDHVLERAPTDVYVERIGREAGTVESVLLPVAGGPHTPTARTAAVAIALANDAAITVLTVATENTPEREARTVVDQEAATIEAAHPDLTVETQIERGTVEEVIVAESGPHDVLVLGATRKGPLRGRLVGSVPRRIVDGTEQTVIIARSASVAGGLFSRVAAALTGGER; translated from the coding sequence ATGGTCGGTCGAGGGAGCGATGGCGACGTGATGGTGGCCGTCGAAGATCCAGCGCAGGTTGCACAGCTCGTCCGCACGGCCCGTGACATCGCCCAGGGACATGGCGGCACGGTGAGACTCGTCACCGTCGTGGTCAAACCCTACGAATCGCCGTTTGGCATGTTCTCGGACGAGACGATCGTCAAGGAGTTCGCGGCCGACAGCCACGAATTGCTCGACCGTGCGCCGGACCCCGAGGGGGTCGAGGTCGTCCGGGACCTGGTCGTGGCTCGCTCGGTCGAGAAGGGACTGGTCTCGGCCGTGAAACGAACGGACCCGGCGGCCCTGGTCATCGGCTGGGACAGCGACCCACGGCGGAGCGACGCCCTCCTGGGGACGACCGTGGACCACGTGCTCGAACGCGCCCCGACTGACGTCTACGTCGAGCGGATCGGTCGGGAAGCGGGGACCGTCGAGTCGGTGTTGCTCCCCGTCGCGGGCGGGCCCCACACCCCGACCGCGCGAACGGCGGCCGTGGCGATCGCCTTGGCGAACGACGCCGCGATCACCGTTCTCACGGTCGCGACCGAGAACACACCCGAACGGGAGGCTCGCACCGTCGTCGATCAGGAGGCCGCTACCATCGAGGCGGCGCACCCGGACCTCACGGTCGAGACACAGATCGAGCGGGGAACAGTCGAGGAGGTGATCGTCGCGGAATCCGGGCCACACGACGTGCTCGTCCTCGGGGCGACCCGAAAAGGCCCGCTTCGAGGTCGACTGGTCGGCTCGGTCCCGCGGCGGATCGTCGACGGGACCGAACAGACAGTCATCATCGCCCGGTCGGCGAGTGTCGCTGGCGGACTGTTCAGTCGAGTGGCCGCGGCGCTCACGGGAGGGGAACGGTGA
- the trpB gene encoding tryptophan synthase subunit beta produces MTAGDFAEYGGRHVPEPLREPLERLADTYDEYKDDPDFQAALADLRESFAGRPTPLYHAETLSEQFGAEIYLKREDLLHGGAHKINNALGQGLLADRAGKTRLIAETGAGQHGVATAMVGAALDLPTEIYMGEKDVTRQRMNVFRMRLLGAEVNEVTTGDAGLAEAVDAALEDFAANVEDTHYLVGSAVGPDPFPRMVRDFQSVIGQEAREQFQDRVGELPDAAVACVGGGSNAIGLFHAFREDDVAFYGAEGGGEGGDSKRHAAPLAAGEDGTLHGMATRVLPEDTEVHSVSAGLDYPGVGPEHAMFRAIGRAEYRAVTDDEALEAFRTLSEAEGIIPALESSHAIALAEDLASEHDTILINLSGRGDKDMDIAAEHFDLSE; encoded by the coding sequence ATGACCGCAGGCGACTTCGCGGAGTACGGCGGTCGGCACGTGCCCGAACCGCTCAGAGAGCCGCTGGAACGACTCGCAGACACCTACGACGAGTACAAGGACGACCCCGACTTTCAGGCGGCCCTCGCCGACCTGCGGGAGTCCTTCGCCGGGCGGCCCACGCCGCTGTATCACGCCGAGACACTCAGCGAGCAGTTCGGCGCGGAGATCTACCTCAAGCGCGAGGATCTCCTGCACGGCGGCGCCCACAAGATCAACAACGCCCTCGGGCAGGGGCTGCTCGCCGACCGGGCGGGCAAGACTCGTCTTATTGCCGAGACCGGGGCCGGCCAGCACGGCGTCGCGACCGCCATGGTCGGGGCCGCACTGGACCTCCCCACGGAGATCTACATGGGCGAGAAGGACGTGACCCGCCAGCGGATGAACGTCTTCCGCATGCGGCTGCTCGGCGCGGAGGTAAACGAGGTCACGACCGGCGACGCGGGGCTCGCTGAGGCCGTGGACGCCGCCCTCGAGGATTTTGCGGCGAACGTCGAGGACACCCACTACCTGGTGGGGAGTGCGGTCGGCCCCGACCCGTTCCCGCGCATGGTCCGGGACTTCCAGTCGGTCATCGGGCAGGAAGCCCGCGAGCAGTTCCAGGACCGGGTGGGTGAACTCCCGGACGCCGCGGTCGCGTGTGTCGGGGGCGGCTCGAACGCGATCGGGCTCTTTCACGCCTTCCGGGAGGACGACGTGGCCTTCTACGGTGCCGAGGGCGGCGGTGAGGGCGGCGACTCGAAACGCCATGCCGCCCCGCTCGCTGCCGGTGAGGACGGCACGCTGCACGGGATGGCCACCCGGGTGCTCCCGGAAGACACCGAGGTGCACTCGGTTTCGGCGGGCCTGGACTACCCGGGTGTCGGGCCCGAGCACGCCATGTTCCGGGCGATCGGGCGAGCGGAATACCGGGCGGTCACCGACGACGAGGCCCTCGAGGCGTTCCGGACCCTCTCGGAAGCGGAAGGGATCATCCCGGCCCTCGAATCGAGTCACGCCATCGCGCTGGCCGAGGATCTAGCGTCCGAACACGACACGATCCTGATCAACCTCTCCGGGCGCGGGGACAAGGACATGGACATCGCCGCCGAGCACTTCGATCTGAGCGAGTAG
- the thyA gene encoding thymidylate synthase has protein sequence MQQYLDLVESVLRTGTYEENRTGVDTLADFSQHYTVDLQAGFPLLTTKDLSRARWNSLVQELIWYLSGEEHIRTLREETGIWDAWADEEGHLDTAYGRFWRRYPVPAEADRLPGESWPDPDSQYLNEEGTFDQIAYVLDGLQHNPESRRLVVNAWHPANAADSTLPPCHYTFVFNVQDGRLNTHLQQRSGDIALGIPFNIASYALLTHAVANQVGLPVGEFGHSIVDAHIYLGKGDRGSWYEDHAAELRERVTAVEEKAEYAAIREWIETTAPPDPEGYDHVPGLLTQLTRAPRDRPEIEIADRSLDSLSPADITLSGYDPAPAIDFAVAE, from the coding sequence ATGCAGCAGTACCTCGATCTCGTGGAATCGGTGCTCCGGACCGGAACCTACGAGGAGAACCGGACCGGCGTCGACACCCTGGCCGACTTCTCCCAGCACTACACGGTGGACCTGCAGGCCGGGTTCCCGCTCTTGACGACCAAGGACCTCTCGCGGGCGCGATGGAACTCGCTGGTCCAGGAGTTGATCTGGTATCTCTCCGGGGAGGAGCACATCCGCACCCTCCGGGAGGAGACCGGGATCTGGGACGCCTGGGCCGACGAGGAGGGGCATCTCGACACGGCTTACGGGCGTTTCTGGCGTCGCTACCCGGTGCCAGCGGAAGCTGACCGCCTGCCCGGGGAGTCCTGGCCCGACCCGGACAGCCAGTATCTGAACGAGGAGGGGACCTTCGATCAGATCGCCTACGTGCTCGATGGCCTGCAGCACAACCCCGAGAGCCGGCGGCTGGTGGTCAACGCCTGGCACCCGGCCAACGCCGCGGACTCGACGCTCCCGCCGTGTCACTACACCTTCGTCTTCAACGTCCAGGACGGTCGGCTCAACACGCACCTCCAGCAGCGTTCGGGGGACATCGCGCTGGGGATCCCGTTCAACATCGCCTCGTACGCGTTGCTCACCCACGCCGTCGCGAACCAGGTCGGGCTTCCCGTGGGGGAGTTCGGCCACAGCATCGTCGACGCCCACATCTACCTGGGCAAAGGCGACCGCGGATCGTGGTACGAGGACCACGCCGCGGAGCTGCGAGAACGGGTCACAGCCGTCGAGGAGAAAGCCGAGTACGCCGCCATCCGGGAGTGGATCGAGACAACGGCCCCGCCGGACCCCGAGGGCTATGATCACGTGCCGGGGCTTTTGACACAACTGACCAGAGCGCCCCGGGATCGTCCCGAGATCGAGATCGCGGATCGGTCCCTGGATTCGCTCTCGCCCGCGGATATCACCCTGTCGGGCTACGATCCCGCACCCGCGATCGACTTCGCGGTGGCCGAATGA
- a CDS encoding Lrp/AsnC family transcriptional regulator: MKDGSLDAIDRRIIGALQGAARHTSSSEVADRLDISASTVRTRLAKLEEEGIIRGYYVDVDYDAAGYPLYTKIICTAPIARRDALAKRAREIEGVTAVREVMTGERNVYVNALGLDHDDLDRISRELDELGLQVVDEQLVRDEYICADPGLLTREE; encoded by the coding sequence ATGAAGGATGGGAGTCTCGATGCGATCGATCGCCGGATCATCGGCGCCTTACAGGGGGCCGCCCGCCACACCTCCTCGAGCGAGGTGGCCGACCGGCTCGACATCTCCGCCAGCACCGTCAGGACTCGGCTCGCCAAACTCGAAGAGGAGGGGATCATCCGGGGGTATTACGTCGACGTGGATTACGACGCGGCTGGCTACCCACTCTACACGAAGATCATCTGCACAGCTCCGATTGCCAGGCGTGACGCCCTCGCAAAGCGGGCCCGAGAGATCGAGGGGGTCACCGCGGTGCGGGAGGTGATGACGGGCGAGCGAAACGTCTACGTCAACGCCCTCGGCCTCGATCACGACGACCTGGACCGAATCAGCCGCGAACTGGACGAACTCGGCCTGCAGGTCGTCGACGAACAGCTCGTCCGGGACGAGTACATCTGTGCAGATCCCGGACTTCTGACACGGGAGGAATGA